Part of the Nicotiana sylvestris chromosome 5, ASM39365v2, whole genome shotgun sequence genome is shown below.
CACCACAATCACAATTCCAATTTCAATTTCCAGCACAATCACCACTATGTGTATGGAATTGCATCCGATCACGgcctgatcggctaggccgtctcactCGAGATATTACCATTTATATCAATCATCTCATTGCACACTTCTTTCACATCTTTCAATTCATCGAAACTAGTAGCCATAATAGATATATCAGACTTGGCACTTggctgtatttcatatttcttacTCACTTTATTCATTATCAATCATTATCATCATTGTCAACAACAAAGCCTTTCAATTCAAGACATTAAGTACACATGTAAGCAATTAGGAGTCTTAGGCATATAGAGATTTTCATATAAATTGGCATAACAACCATCATTCAAAGATGACTTGAAGTCGTAACGTTTCAGTCCACACTTTGAACATATTCTCAAGTGATAACATATCATGACAAAAGCAATTTGGATCACATATTGTACACATATCTTTTCACTACAAGCTCATTAGGAATAGCCAATTCTATAATGATCAATTTGGGACTTACACCAATGACAAGAACACCGTGGGAATcaattctaagaagagggggtttagccaacatacctcaattgagcttTTTAAACTCTAAAATGTTCCGGAATTCTTAGCAACTTCAGTCTATTTTAGCAATATAACAAATTGAACAAAAAATTAGGGAAACGATCATGGTTCTagctcacttgagcattttatcaaacattaAGTGTATTAGAGTTTCAAGGTCCCTTTTATGGAAGATTTCATCATCCCACAACCTACTCTTTACCATTTATAGCTCACAATCTTCCTACACTCTTTGATAACACATGCATGCAAAATAAGCAACTCCCCTACCCAAGAATTGTCTTGGTAATTACTCATTTCTAGCTAATTGTCAAAATTAAGAGGTAAggtgtagaatcttacctcttaggatgaagaCCTAGTGAATTCTTCTTGAATTTTCCTCAACTTTGAGCAAGAATTGATGAGTGATGAGCTTAGGGACTCCCCTTCTCACTCTATGGTATTCTCTCTCTAGAAATATTAGGCTTTGCCTTCTAAAATGATCCCTAAAGGAGTTATATTAGGATAGGGTCGGGTttgaaaattagaaaaattgGAGCCCTGGCACagatctgcggtcgcataatgcttCTGCGGTTCACAAAGTGGGCTGCATAATTGGCCCTCTAGAACTAACATTTTTTGCTTAAGTCTACGACAAGTCTGCAGACCTATTCTACGACAACACAATGCACCACAGAACTCGACTCTGAAAAATCTCCAAGCTGAATATGCGATCTGAGGCCCACGAAATGGTTTTGCGGTCGCATAATAAGCCGTGAAAATGACAACAATAATGGCCCAAAGGACTGCCTGACTCTGCGGCCATTCTGCGGCCCATAGAGTGATCGGCCGCAGAAATGCCTTTTTCTGCCAACATTTTCCTTTAACTCCTCTATGCACTGTTCCACCCAAAAAGTCCACAATCTTTAACAAATAATCTTAACTCGGCACCACGAAATTGTGGGTTTTTAAGAAAATTTTTAGGGGGACTTACATCCTCCCCACTTAAGGTCATTCATCCTTGAATGAGGGTCAACGTTCACTATTGGCATCCGATTTAACTCAACTACCTCACTACACACCAACGACCCCAAATGTTTGACGAACAcctaaaatttccaaaaaatttgccagagtttcctttgtaactgcgcctatccacctgtcaaagAACCCCAGAAACACATCCTAACAACATATACATGACCTACTGACGTAACATAACACAAAACAACACCAACCGTGGCCTCATAAGCAATATATAACCAAAAAGGAACACCTCTACATCAATTGAACAAGTGATACAAAATTCATAGGTGACAGTTTCATAAAAAGATTACATAGCTATTCAAACAAGTAAGGATATTTCTTCTTCatctcttcctcggcctcccaagtagcCTCTTCAACCTGTTGGTTTCTCCATAGCACCTTAACGAAGacaatttctttatttctcaactttcGCACTTTTCTATCAAGAATGACAACTGGAATTTCTCCATATGACAGTTCTTCATTAGCCTCAATAGCCTCAACTGGTACGATAAGTGACGGATCTCCAACTAttttcttcaacatagacacgtGAAATACCGGGAGCACTAATGACATATCAGGTGGTAGTTCAAGATTGtacgccacctgaccaatcctttgAATGATTCTGTATGGCCCGACATACttcggactcaattttcctttctttccaaaccacattagacccttcatgggggaaaccttgaAGAATACCCAAatatcttctttgaactccaaatctctgcgacgaaatatccgaataggacttttgacgactctgagcagtttttaACCTCTCCTTAATGATCTTAACCTTTTTCATAGCTTGATGCGCAAGGTCTGGTCCTATCAACTCAGCTTCCCCaatctcgaaccacccaatgggagatctacatctcTTACCATATAACGCCTCAAATGGTGGCATCTAAATACTAAcatgatagctgttgttataagcaaattctatgagtggtaaATGGTTATCCTATCTACCCTTGAAGTCAAAGACGCAAGCACGCAATATATCCTCAAGcgtttgaatagtccgctctgcctGCCCGTCTGTCTGTGAATGAAAGGCTGTAATGAGGTTCACTTGAGTGCCCAAAccctgctgaaatttcttccaaaaattggTCGTGAATTGAGCTCCTTGATCAGAAATGATAGGAACTGGAGCGCCATACAACttgactatttccttgatatacaactgagcatactatTCCGCTGTGTcagtagatttaactggcaagaagtaaGGTGATTTTCTGAGCTGATCCATagttacccaaattgagtcaaagtTGCGCGGAGT
Proteins encoded:
- the LOC138869235 gene encoding uncharacterized protein, with translation MPPFEALYGKRCRSPIGWFEIGEAELIGPDLAHQAMKKVKIIKERLKTAQSRQKSYSDISSQRFGVQRRYLGILQGFPHEGSNVVWKERKIESEKIVGDPSLIVPVEAIEANEELSYGEIPVVILDRKVRKLRNKEIVFVKVLWRNQQVEEATWEAEEEMKKKYPYLFE